A window of Solanum stenotomum isolate F172 chromosome 3, ASM1918654v1, whole genome shotgun sequence contains these coding sequences:
- the LOC125857714 gene encoding oleosin H2-like: MAEQQSRTQQQQQQMQVHPTEAIKSLLPQKGPSKSQILAVVTLFPVGGALLCLAGLTLVGTVIGLAVATPVFLLFSPVLVPAALTIALAVTGFLTSGAFGITALSALSWMINYMRRMRGTAGEQMEHAKRRVQEAAGHMGQRTAQKEITRMRD; the protein is encoded by the coding sequence ATGGCTGAGCAACAGTCCCGTACccagcagcagcagcaacaaATGCAAGTTCACCCAACGGAGGCTATCAAAAGCCTTCTTCCTCAAAAAGGTCCTTCTAAATCCCAAATCCTTGCTGTCGTCACTCTCTTCCCTGTCGGTGGAGCTCTCCTTTGCCTCGCCGGACTTACGCTCGTCGGAACTGTGATCGGACTTGCCGTTGCTACTCCTGTTTTTCTGCTGTTCAGTCCGGTTTTGGTCCCGGCGGCACTGACAATCGCGCTGGCTGTTACCGGATTTTTGACGTCCGGTGCGTTTGGGATAACGGCGTTGTCGGCGCTATCGTGGATGATAAATTATATGAGGAGAATGAGGGGAACAGCTGGAGAGCAGATGGAGCATGCGAAGAGGAGGGTGCAGGAAGCTGCGGGGCATATGGGACAGAGAACAGCCCAGAAGGAGATTACTAGAATGCGTGATTGA